A stretch of Drosophila subpulchrella strain 33 F10 #4 breed RU33 unplaced genomic scaffold, RU_Dsub_v1.1 Primary Assembly Seq55, whole genome shotgun sequence DNA encodes these proteins:
- the LOC119562531 gene encoding uncharacterized protein DDB_G0290685-like, with amino-acid sequence MDLNNESIEQLKRWLSVLKLSTTGTKRQLILRLNNIPKEIREKFDEMARQKGDKDGDKSKGEDSGDENFEDGGGTIQKEGGDKSNGKDGGIQSYNEEDGDKSKGEDSGDENFEDGGGTIQKEGGDKSNSKDGDKSNGKDGGIQNYDEEGGDKSNGKDGGIQSYDEEDGNKSNGEEGSIQNYRAVIRSF; translated from the coding sequence atggaTTTAAACAACGAGTCGATTGAACAATTAAAAAGGTGGTTGAGTGTATTAAAGTTATCAACAACCGGAACAAAGAGACAATTGATCTtgcgattaaataatataccgaAGGAAATTCGGGAAAAGTTTGACGAAATGGCGAGACAAAAAGGAGACAaagacggcgacaaaagtaaagGCGAAGACAGCGGCGACGAGAATTTCGAAGACGGCGGCGGAACTATCCAGAAAGAAggcggcgacaaaagtaacggcaaagacggcggcatccagagttacaacgaagaagacggcgacaaaagtaaagGCGAAGACAGCGGCGACGAGAATTTCGAAGACGGCGGCGGAACTATCCAGAAAGAAggcggcgacaaaagtaacaGCAAAGACGGAGACAAAAGTAACGGCAAAGACGGCGGCATCCAGAATTACGACGAAGAAggcggcgacaaaagtaacggCAAAGACGGCGGCATCCAGAGTTACGACGAAGAAGACGGCAACAAAAGTAATGGCGAAGAAGGCAGCATCCAGAATT
- the LOC119562527 gene encoding serine/threonine-protein kinase GE16371-like produces MEVHTMTLNSLHCTATELSSLKASASAPASPKITSKKNISNNAVSEATIIERLKHSSTCELEKEYNELKNWHGSLTGNRSVGKRNGSLSGDSSTTSATPGTKTMESGVTMSSASAMASLTIVPAVAQIKKRISSSRTPTRKAHRIKFFRNGDRFYSGITIPVSNERYRSFESLYEDLTRLLEESVKIPGAVRTIYSMCGKKINTLDELEDGQSYVCSCNNEQFKKVEYNTGSHPLVNLTLSNNSRSNNQRLAKNYRPASPLKNGSLASSNGPLTVCGGGVDNRIPLNASRFINRDTVVHPRIVTLIRNGTKPRHIMRLLLNKRNSPSFEHVLTAITQVVRLDTGYVRKVITLSGISVVQLADFFGPDDIFFAYGTERINTAEDFKLEAEEQRAINVIRKTLRTAGTTCMGPKPKMPFKSKKAYPPLVDSEEFKAAPAPDDHREAALLKNPGIELDDLPADIRGSYTLGQIIGDGNFAIVLKIMHRQTGNLYALKIIDKNKCKGKEHYIDAEVRVMKKLDHPNIISLIMNVEKHTNMYLVLEYVSGGDLFDAITQATRFSESQSRIMIRHLASAMSYLHSMGIVHRDIKPENLLVELDEHGNVLELKLADFGLACEVNDLLFAVCGTPTYVAPEILLEVGYGLKIDVWAAGIILYILLCGFPPFVAPDNQQEPLFDAIISGIYEFPDPYWSDVGDGVRDLIANMLQSDPNVRFTSEDILDHYWTMENEQHECKNYSR; encoded by the exons ATGGAAGTCCACACAATGACGTTGAACAGCCTACATTGCACTGCCACGGAGCTTTCCTCCCTCAAAGCTTCTGCATCTGCGCCTGCCTCGCCCAAGATCACATCAAAGAAGAATATTTCCAACAATGCTGTCTCCGAGGCTACTATCATTGAACGCCTGAAGCATAGTTCAACCTGTGAGCTGGAAAAGGAGTATAATGAACTGAAGAACTGGCACGGTTCTTTAACAGGCAATAGAAGTGTGGGAAAAAGGAATGGTTCGTTAAGTGGGGACTCCTCAACCACGTCAGCCACGCCCGGAACCAAAACAATGGAAAGTGGTGTTACGATGAGCTCTGCTAGTGCGATGGCATCCTTGACAATTGTACCCGCCGTCGCCCAAATTAAGAAGCGTATCTCGAGCAGCCGAACTCCGACACGCAAAGCGCATCGTATCAAATTCTTCCGCAATGGGGATCGTTTCTATTCCGGCATAACAATACCTGTCTCCAATGAACGGTACCGATCCTTCGAGAGTCTTTATGAAGACTTAACCCGGTTGCTTGAGGAGAGTGTCAAGATACCTGGGGCTGTTCGCACGATATATAGCATGTGCGGGAAAAAG ATTAACACTCTCGATGAGTTGGAGGACGGTCAGAGCTACGTTTGTTCCTGCAATAACGAGCAATTTAAGAAGGTGGAATACAACACTGGCTCCCATCCTTTGGTTAATTTGACGTTGTCCAACAACAGTCGATCGAATAATCAGCGATTGGCTAAAAATTATAGACCCGCCTCTCCCTTAAAAAACGGATCACTAGCAAGTAGCAATGGACCACTTACAGTATGTGGCGGAGGAGTGGACAACAGGATTCCGTTGAACGCGTCCCGCTTTATCAACCGTGACACTGTGGTTCATCCTCGTATAGTTACGCTGATACGTAATGGAACTAAGCCCCGCCACATTATGCGTTTGTTGTTAAACAAGCGTAACAGTCCAAGCTTCGAACACGTACTGACCGCCATTACCCAAGTGGTTCGCCTAGATACGGGATATGTTAGAAAGGTAATTACCCTTTCAGGTATATCAGTGGTTCAACTCGCAGATTTTTTTGGACCGGATGATATTTTCTTTGCATATGGGACAGAGAGAATCAACACTGCGGAGGATTTTAAGTTGGAAGCGGAGGAGCAACGTGCTATTAATGTCATACGCAAGACCCTGCGCACGGCAGGGACCACCTGCATGGGACCCAAGCCCAAGATGCCTTTCAAGAGCAAAAAGGCTTATCCCCCGTTGGTGGATTCGGAGGAATTTAAAGCCGCTCCCGCGCCTGATGACCATAGAGAGGCTGCTTTACTGAAAAACCCTGGCATAGAGCTCGATGACTTGCCAGCAGATATACGGGGCAGTTACACGTTGGGACAAATTATCGGCGACGGGAACTTTGCCATTGTTCTGAAGATCATGCATCGTCAAACGGGAAATTTATATGCCTTGAAAATAATAGATAAAAACAAATGCAAGGGCAAGGAGCACTACATTGATGCTGAAGTTCGAGTCATGAAAAAGTTGGATCATCCGAATATAATATCACTTATAATGAATGTGGAGAAACATACAAATATGTATCTGGTACTGGAGTATGTAAGTG gtGGCGATCTGTTCGATGCAATAACTCAGGCCACTCGATTCTCAGAAAGTCAATCGCGAATTATGATAAGGCATTTGGCGTCAGCCATGTCTTACCTGCATTCAATGGGCATTGTGCACAGAGATATTAAGCCTGAGAATCTCCTG GTAGAACTAGATGAACATGGAAACGTTCTTGAACTAAAGCTCGCTGATTTTGGATTAGCATGCGAGGTAAACGATCTTCTTTTTGCCGTTTGTGGTACCCCCACCTATGTCGCGCCGGAGATATTGTTAGAAGTCGGATATGGTTTAAAG ATCGACGTGTGGGCCGCTGGCATCATTTTGTACATACTACTGTGCGGGTTTCCACCGTTTGTGGCGCCCGATAATCAACAGGAACCACTCTTTGACGCCATTATATCGGGCATTTACGAGTTTCCAGATCCATACTGGTCCGATGTAGGTGACGGCGTACGTGATTTGATCGCCAATATGCTGCAGTCGGATCCGAACGTTCGCTTTACAAGCGAAGACATCCTTGATCATTATTGGACGATGGAAAATGAGCAACACGAATGCAAAAATTATAGTAGATGA